From the Odontesthes bonariensis isolate fOdoBon6 chromosome 9, fOdoBon6.hap1, whole genome shotgun sequence genome, the window CTGACAACAGTTCTTCATTATGCAATCTGTGGAGGCTGAGAGTGACACAAATAAATAGGTCCTTGAAGGGATAAGCAAAAAAATATGATCATGGTATTGTTTTCAATATTGATTGATCTTGATCatgataaatcaaatcaaatcaaatttatttgtatagcacatttcatgtacaaaaccattcaaagtgctttatataaaataaaagcattgcagcggggagtggaagaagcattaaaaatacataaaataatataaagagaaacaattaaaataatttaaatgaatttaaaaacaagcaacagtccagataagttaaaagatatcgtgcagactTTGTGCATAgagacatgagaaaagaaatgtttttaacctggatttaaaaatgtctgaatttggtgaaagtttaatctccactggcagtttgttccacttgtttgctgcataacagctaaatgctgcttctccatgtttagtctggacataATATTATAGTcataatccaatttagggtggcgggttacaccctggacaggacgccagtccatcacagggccacacagagacaaaaaacCATTCACGCTCAaacctagggacaatttagagtcagcaatcaacctaacatgcatgtttttggatggtgaaaggaagccggagtagccagagagaacccacacatttatggggagaacatgcaaactccaaacAGAAAGGATCTatctgggaattgaacctggaaccatattgctgtgaggcgacagtgctaaccaccacacaacCGTGCAGCCCgcaacataaaacaaaatatagCTGAACATTGGAGCAGAGTTTAAAGTCAAAGCTAAGTGTAAACACTCAACTGTGCAAACATAATTAGAAAGAAGGCCCAAATTTTCATGATTTCTGCATAATCGCTGGGGTGATACCATCTAggtcagggatgtccaaagtcggtcctcgagcgccgctgtcctgcaggttttagatgtttccctgcttcaagacacctgattcagatcaatgcttTATTATTAGGCTTGATTAACAATATTTTGAAGaaatccatttaatctgaatcagatgtgttgaagcagggaaacatctaaaacctgcaggacagcggccctcgaggaccaactttggacatccctgaccTAGgtgattagtttgagctcttatTTTGAAGGCTGGTGTGAGACATAGAGGTCCGCCGGAAGTGGAGTTCCCGCAGCTGCCAGAAGCAGGAAATCCaataaccttttctttttttttttttttactaaggaATCTGAACCCTGACAGAGTCCCTTGTGTATTTCACTGTCGTCCCTTAATGAGTTTTGTGTTGttcactttgtttgtttttctgctgaCTCGTTTCCTGGTTGCTACAAAGCTCCGGACGTTAGCTTAGCATGACGGCTAGATACAGACCGACTGGGACTGAGCACCACGTCGGGTCTGAGCGACAGTTTAACGGGGATCAGACTGTGTTTGTGACGGAGTTTACGGAGAAAAAGATCCTGACTTGATTGTGTGAATATGTCTGAAGTCCAGATGCTGATTAAGTTGGAGAAGCAGCGACAAAGTACAGCAGACGGACCAGTGCACAGTGCAACTGAAAAGCAGACTCAACTTTATGGTAACAAAGTCCACCTTCTTCTATCCTACTTTTCAATATTGTATTGATCTTAAAGGGCTGAGAGGGAACCTCAACACAGCCAGGCTTTCTTTGCTTTAGCTGGCTCAAAAACAATAATTACTATTTGTAAATATTGCTTCAATTCAGGTGGAGAGACTCCCCaccacaattcaattcaataatacTTCATTGATGCCCAAAGGGGAATTGTATTGCTGTAGTATAAATAATTAGATATATGCTATTTTTGTAGATCGATAATAGAAttaagtcaaataaaaaaaaaaaatcagctgtcATGCATGTAATAAtctgaagtgtagcagagaggaaggtgtgatATACAGTAAAGCCTCGGTTTTTGTACAGTTGAAAATGGTCCGTAACAAACTCGTCCGGGTGACCCAGTCACTCATTTCCCGGAAGCGCACACAAAGCATCCCAAATGCGTTAGTGACTCAGTCCGCCTTAGTTTCCTTATGGACAAACAATAACCTCCCCTCCTCCCTCTCCCGTCCTTGCTGTCTTCCATACGCCAACAAGAGTCTTCAAAAAAGGTAAAAGTGATGTTAAATGTTCATTTATCCATTTCATTAGTCATTTCTATTAATTTCTCAAAGTTTTCTGTGTGTAAAACTATAGTTATTCtctataaaatgtattttttgttaacaTTTCTGGGTGTCTGGAACGGATTAATTGGATTTACATAATTTTTTATGGGGAAATATTACTTTTTCGAACGGATTAATCCCGAAAACCGAGGTTCcactgtatgtgtgttatagatagatattaaaatataaatcaattgataaacatgtagaaagttggagtgtagcagagaggaaggagtagTGGATATCACCATCAATAGGTTGGAGTGTCTTCGTTGGTTGGCAACAACGTAGTTGGTGATGTCACGCACAGCGTCGGCAGGTAAAACAGGTGAAAGCTCTCAGCAGactcacagccagcagttcaacatctgggctgcagagacgctccttctcaGTGGCACGTCCAGGATTaaaccatctgttgttaacaagctCTATAATCCTCCTCCTTTGCtgtttccactctgtctgcagtctctgtctgcctttgtagtcttaaagctgagcagagaggcGTTAGACTTGTTCCTGCTGCCATCTTCTACATGTTTGTCAACTgatttatatttcattttgttaTCTATCTATAACAATACCAGATCTTTAATGATAATTTGAGGATTGATAAAGTTTTATTGAACTGAATTAACAGCAGAATCACTAGATGAAGGTAAAATATCCACAGGTGTAATAATATCCCCCATAGTTACAAATGGTGTTTAATTGTGTATCAATGTTACAGATAATGAAGGAAAACTTTCATTATCGTCCAgttacattcttttttttattatgaaatGTTTGGTTAAAGTGGTGAATTCTAAGATGAATAAATGACAAAGCTGTGATTTTGTCTCCTGCAGATGTCCAGCAGCTGTTGGCCATCAAAGAGGAGGTTCCTGCCGACCAGGAGGACCAGAAGCCCCCGCAGATtaaagaggaacaggaggaggcTGACATCACCCAGTTCACATTCAGTCCCGTCCCAGTGAAGAGTGAGGATGATGAAGAGAAACCTGAGCTCTCACAGCTTCACTGTAGCCAGACCGAGGAGAACAGAGACTCTGCTGGAGAACCAGAATCAGATCTTTGTTCAAAATCAGAGACTGACGACAGTTTTTCAGACTCCTCAGAGACGGACGTCAGTGATGGAAACTGGGAGGAGAGCAGTGAGCCTCGGTCGGGTTTAAGCTCAGTGAGAAATAGTCAGGAATCTGCCGGTGATGATGGATGTGAGAGCGGTGAGAAGTTGCACATTTGCTCCGAATGTGGTGAAACTTTCAGACTTCGGGTTTACCTGTTAAGACACCAGAGAATCCACACGGGTGAGAAACCCTTCAGCTGCTCCCTCTGTGACGCATCCTTTATGTGGAACCGAGCTCTAAAGAAACACGTGAGAACTCACAGTGAAGAGAAACCCTTTAGCTGCTCAGTCTGTGGTCAAAACTTCAGACGGAAGGGATGGGTAACCCAACACATGAGGCGGCACACTGGAAGAAAACCCTACAGCTGCTCCGTCTGTGACGAGGCTTTCAAATGGAAACGGGAGTTAGTGGAGCACATGAGGACCCACACGGGGGAGAAACCTTTCCACTGCTCGGTGTGTAAGGCAGCTCACACAAGCGAAAGAGCTCTATTCGAACACTTGAAAATCCACAGTGGAAAGAAACCTTTCGACTGCCCTTTCTGTGAGGCAGCTTTTTTAAGGAAAGACAGTTTGAAGCGGCACATGAGAACCCACAGCGgggagaaacctttcagctgcaCGACCTGCGATCGAAACTTCAGCTGCAACGTGAGCCTTCGTCGACACATGAGATGTCACACGGGAGAAAAACCGTACGCCTGCTCCTTCTGCAAGGCTGCTTTTAAATGGAGGCAAGCTTTCGTGGAGCACACGAGAATCCACACCGGAGAAAAACCTTTCAGCTGCTCCGTCTGTGAGGGAGCTTTCAGAAGGAAGCAGGATTTGGTCAAACACGCCAGGCATCACAGCGAGGAAAAACTAATCTGCCACGTCTGCGGCCAGAGCTTCACCAAGGCCGTTCGTTTGACTCGTCACATGAGATTTCACGAAGACGAAAGGCCTTTCAGCTGCTCCGTCTGCACGGCGGCTTTTCTTAGGAAATGTGCGTTAACGCAACACATGAGAACGCACACCGAGGAACGACCTTTCAGCTGCTCGGCGTGCAGCGCGACCTTCAAGAGGAAGGACAGCTTGAAGACGCACGCGAGAATCCACACGGGAGAGAGACCGTACAGCTGCAGCGCCTGCAGCAAAAAGTTTACCCAGCTGTCGTCGGCCAAAGCGCATCAGCAGCGCTGCGCAGGCGGCTGCAGGGAGTCGAGCTGAGCTTAGCGTGTGGGAAACGATGAGGCTAACGGACACAAGGGCAACAACAGGAAATGTATTTAAACAGCACATTCGGCAAACTACGGGATTCAAAGTGCTGATTTTACTGTAAAAGAAAGTCAAGAATCAAAGTCCTTTTATTCAGGGGATAGCAGGCCAACTTCATAACTGATTTAATATGGCTGTTTAAGCTCAGGTGCTTCATAACCACCAGGTTTCTGACttggtttgtgctttttttttaacgttaCAGACTGAAGTTGAACTGTTTTTAACCTCTGTTTTGTCTTTAGTTTCTTTCACGCGTCAATTCTGTCTCACAGGTGAAATAAAGACGTCCACGTTAATCTGACGTTGTTCTTCCTCATATTTGAAACGTTCCAAACGGAGGCGGATCAGCTCCGTATCGCTGTCCTGATACGCATTAACCCGGCGTACCGGGAGTTTGTCTGTGGCCTCCACCTATAAAGCccttttctagtctagttgtCAAACTgaaagccacacacacacaccctaatGAAGCACATCTTAGTCTACACAATGTTAAATCACCCTCACAAGACGCGAAGCAGTCTCTGAATAACCAAAGTTATCCAACAGCgaagaaatgaaaacaatacATGGAATTCAAGGCTAACACATATCGTAACTACGTCCAAAACCTACAACTGAAGGGAGGGTCAAGTGACGTCTGATTACTGCTGTCAGAGcagattttacattttaaacaacagCGATTCATGATCCAGTGTCAAGAATGACCAAAGCTCTGAAGCCGTGACAGATGGAGTTTATTCGGCTATTAGGAGTCTGTCTCAGGACCGAATCAGCTGTAATATGTGGgcagaaaaacagagaaatcCCACCTGATCAGCTTCTCCGATCCGCTTAGTAGTCAAATCATCAGCCTTCTGATTGGCAgatgactgctcttcctcctgaaatAAACCACAGTTCACAATGTTTTGCTCTACAGGCTTTTCATGGCATCTTCAGCATGACATCACATAGATGTGTGTGGCTGTACGTGTGCAgggttcacacacacacttgtatttatgacagtggtgttacatcccacacctgtagggggagccaaaggggcaaaaaaaaaaaaaaaaaaatcatattacaTTAATTAATGTGATAATGAACATTTATGTCAGCTTTAGATGTTCCGTTGAGTCACAATGATGATACTTTGAATTAAACTGACCTGAAGTGAGAGGAGCTGGATCCTTATCCCCGTATGTCGTCtatattcttctttttatttcttttttaacagcATGGGGAAACAGTTCAGGCAGCACATGAGACTGTTAGAGGGTCAGTGAGGGATGAGGGTTGGCACGACGAGATCTTTTGAACATCTTTTAACAACCTTTGTATAAAAGCTTTCATCAAGATTGTTCGAATATAAAGGATTTGCATGTTTTTTAACCAAGTTGCAGTTTTAATATTTACGCCACACTGACTTTCCTACATAATTCCACAAATTCCAGTCCCACGTGCATGATCAATATTTGGTGTTTTAATGATGCTATGGTTTCTCTGAACATTCAAAATGATGAATTATGTCAATTATGCACGACTGATGAATCAAACCAGCACAAAATCACACCTCGGAGTTAATGAAATACACAGAGGTGAGAAAAAGGGACTCTGCTGGCTTGGATTTACAGTGAAACACAGTTAAGATACTGTAAAGCTGCCATGATAACAGAAACAGCTTTAATAAAActaaaattaacttttttttattggcaCCTGTAAGTCAGGTTTACAGCCTGCTTTAAACTTCAGAAGGTGGACTTTTGCTGATGAGTTTAAAATAATGTTATTGATAATTAatgtttaaaaattaaaaaatcgtttaaaaacaacaaattgcAGGTTTATGTCCGAATAGTCATTCTGTAAAGACGTATATCCATTAAGAAAGACCCGACAGATGATGTCAACCTGAATTTATTTAAGTTACCGAAGCAAAACAAAAGCGAGCTGGCAGAAAATTAGTTGGTAAAAGCAAAAACAATCCCAAAAAACACAGAATTTAGgatgaaaattgaaaatagGGTGCAGCGACAGgcaaaacatcaaataaaacagTCTCTGTCCAACTGGGCCGATTACTCTGTTTGACTTTAGCCCAGTCAATGGGCATGTTTCTGTAGCCGAAAACATGGAATAATTAGTCCAACGTTAGTTCCTTCTGACTTTCATGTTCTTACAGCATGTCCACTGCCCTCTAGTGTCCAAAGTTGCAAACTGCAACACCTTTCCTTTATTGTCGACacaaacatgaacaaaaaacaTCGGTTTGAGGATTATAAAAGCAGAACTAAAGTAACCAGCAAATTTTCAGGGTTATAAATGATATTAGTCAAAAGCTGATTTTGTAAAATTGCGGGTCTTTTCTGCCCCCTTGTGGTCACAGTGACAAACTGTATCAAATATATTCCTTCCGCCGTGGACTTTATACATAAAATGACAAAGAAACTTAAGAGGTTTTATAATTCAGAAGATATTAAACTGttatgctgtttttttccaatgaaACAGCACATTAACCTTTTTTTCTAATGTAGTATTTATAGTACAgcctttaaaaatgtctccagttTTGGTTatcatatatataa encodes:
- the LOC142388114 gene encoding uncharacterized protein LOC142388114, with protein sequence MSEVQMLIKLEKQRQSTADGPVHSATEKQTQLYDVQQLLAIKEEVPADQEDQKPPQIKEEQEEADITQFTFSPVPVKSEDDEEKPELSQLHCSQTEENRDSAGEPESDLCSKSETDDSFSDSSETDVSDGNWEESSEPRSGLSSVRNSQESAGDDGCESGEKLHICSECGETFRLRVYLLRHQRIHTGEKPFSCSLCDASFMWNRALKKHVRTHSEEKPFSCSVCGQNFRRKGWVTQHMRRHTGRKPYSCSVCDEAFKWKRELVEHMRTHTGEKPFHCSVCKAAHTSERALFEHLKIHSGKKPFDCPFCEAAFLRKDSLKRHMRTHSGEKPFSCTTCDRNFSCNVSLRRHMRCHTGEKPYACSFCKAAFKWRQAFVEHTRIHTGEKPFSCSVCEGAFRRKQDLVKHARHHSEEKLICHVCGQSFTKAVRLTRHMRFHEDERPFSCSVCTAAFLRKCALTQHMRTHTEERPFSCSACSATFKRKDSLKTHARIHTGERPYSCSACSKKFTQLSSAKAHQQRCAGGCRESS